The Dermacentor albipictus isolate Rhodes 1998 colony chromosome 2, USDA_Dalb.pri_finalv2, whole genome shotgun sequence genome has a segment encoding these proteins:
- the LOC135899847 gene encoding uncharacterized protein produces MILPVLAGVVLCVPVFLYSYRRIRPLFSVKVNCWFCGVQTIVPYGNINCWDCPSCEQYNGFKEDGDYNKPIPAQFDEALNFTATSSCQADSSPGALKLKPDNQLCSVCNYHQVIKVRLLANFTPTEESLFESEVEQYRQHLEEVYPLCQPCEAQVKRALTLQDSLLRPHLVGRTLPGHWRVLAHYCLPWKQRLRLVLSLVASAMSVSASTMLLLALLEGNAVLTQYCAKLGLASVAVSVQPRRLLQPAGLVLAGSSALLAGRRRLGLTALLLCFSWLLTLLCSYPAMEKWLGYVNLAWCQLVLATVTVVLGTFHTFNLLKSYLHGGALRKLVSPRVSSLSSSPYTSSTASLSSSTYLPNREGSQCIGQSRFSFDDNRSTCSHLTKTATSDLSDRISDVHISPESERSWTTSTWSKPTSLQGIPKESAPASCTNLADMGGDGGSRPSSLLWPARLRFQQGSPWMAGGMWAMGGTRTPSNTKVLWGVKQSFGLLTPPPSLAGSAKHSSSGSGANTNGCKQKKTDWCFFKQRDAFFSSSPDSTLVPEMRTSTSARNRETGMLTSQHHSLAGSHRVDGTSTLRRCSGVSRNTASHLLQNAQGKGYAKSSVSQTSLATGMVASSEHTATASRGQLARRPFPTLGWFFLGLSVMLNMSLFAYFTFWSGVAISRQ; encoded by the exons ATGATATTGCCGGTGCTCGCAGGAGTAGTACTGTGTGTGCCTGTTTTTCTGTATTCCTACAGAAGGATACG GCCACTCTTTTCTGTCAAGGTAAACTGCTGGTTCTGCGGGGTGCAGACGATTGTTCCTTACGGAAACATCAACTGCTGGGACTGTCCGAGCTGTGAGCAGTACAATGGATTCAAGGAG GATGGTGACTACAACAAGCCGATTCCTGCACAGTTTGATGAAGCCCTCAATTTCACAGCAACTTCCAGCTGCCAAGCAGATTCCTCGCCCGGAGCGTTGAAGCTGAAGCCTGACAACCAGCTGTGTTCTGTTTGCAATTACCATCAGGTCATCAAGGTTCGACTTCTGGCAAACTTCACTCCCACAGAGGAG AGCCTTTTCGAGTCCGAGGTGGAGCAGTACCGGCAGCACCTCGAAGAAGTCTACCCACTGTGCCAGCCGTGTGAGGCACAGGTCAAGAGGGCGCTGACCCTTCAGGACTCGCTGCTACGGCCGCACTTGGTTGGCCGCACGCTGCCGGGCCATTGGAGAGTCCTGGCACACTACTGTCTT CCTTGGAAGCAGCGCCTGAGGCTTGTGTTGTCCCTGGTAGCATCAGCCATGAGTGTCTCTGCCTCGACAATGTTGCTTTTGGCCTTGCTGGAGGGCAACGCTGTGCTGACGCAGTACTGCGCAAAGTTGGGCCTGGCTAGTGTGGCAGTGAGTGTGCAGCCCCGCCGACTACTGCAGCCTGCTGGTCTGGTGTTGGCTGGAAGCTCGGCACTGCTCGCAGGACGGCGGCG GCTGGGTCTCACTGCCCTTCTCCTCTGCTTCTCCTGGCTGCTGACGCTGTTGTGCAGCTACCCTGCAATGGAAAAGTGGCTGGGTTATGTTAACCTAGCATGGTGCCAGCTTGTTCTCGCCACTGTAACAGTTGTCCTAGGCACCTTCCACACTTTCAACCTTCTCAAAAGCTACCTGCATGGTGGAGCTCTTAG gaaactgGTCAGTCCCAGAGTAAGCAGCCTGTCATCTAGTCCCTACACATCCAGCACAGCAAGTCTGAGCTCGTCAACATACCTGCCCAATAGGGAAGGCTCACAATGCATTGGCCAGAGTCGGTTCAGCTTTGATGACAACCGGAGCACCTGCAGCCACCTGACAAAGACGGCCACCAGCGACCTCTCGGACAGGATAAGTGACGTGCACATCTCTCCTGAGAGTGAAAGATCATGGACTACTA GCACGTGGTCCAAACCTACAAGTCTGCAAGGAATCCCCAAGGAATCTGCTCCAGCCAGTTGCACGAATTTGGCCGACATGGGTGGCGACGGTGGTAGCAGACCGTCGTCACTCCTATGGCCCGCTAGGCTGCGCTTTCAGCAGGGCTCGCCATGGATGGCGGGTGGCATGTGGGCCATGGGCGGAACACGCACTCCCTCAAACACCAAGGTCTTGTGGGGAGTCAAGCAGAGTTTTGGCCTGCTCACTCCACCGCCATCTCTGGCTGGATCAGCCAAGCACAGCTCCAGTGGTTCTGGCG CCAACACAAATGGCTGCAAGCAGAAGAAAACAGACTGGTGTTTCTTTAAGCAAAGAGACGCCTTCTTCTCGTCGTCACCTGACAGCACCCTGGTACCTGAAATGCGGACATCAACTTCTGCCAGGAACCGGGAGACCGGAATGTTGACCAGCCAGCATCATTCGTTGGCTGGCAGTCACAGAGTTGATGGTACATCGACACTCAGGCGCTGCAGTGGAGTCAGCAGGAACACTGCATCTCACCTCCTCCAGAATGCTCAAGGCAAAGGCTACGCAAAGTCCTCTGTCAGCCAAACGTCGCTGGCAACGGGGATGGTTGCCAGCAGTGAACACACAGCAACAG CTTCCAGGGGCCAGCTTGCCAGGCGGCCTTTTCCAACGCTCGGCTGGTTCTTTCTGGGTCTAAGTGTGATGCTCAACATGTCACTGTTCGCCTACTTTACTTTCTGGTCAGGTGTAGCCATCTCAAGACAGTGA